ACAACTAGTTATTTAGCTACTAAAAATTACCAATTGTCTGATCGATGTTTATCtcatatattctaataatagattattgctaaaattttatttataattatttcaaacattaatatttctttgtaaacaataaatatcaataaatgtttttgtattacaaatgagttctataatagtatttaaaatcaaatgtaaacttgtttattttactgaaaagaagaaacaaataattagaaaaaaaaataggttattaaatttttttaaattactttaatattttatttgtcataGCTAGAGACTGGAAttatatgcactaaaaatgtaacaaaCATGATGCAAAAAGGTCAAAATACGCATTATATgcacaaataattgaaaaatatgtttaaatatgcatcatacatttatattattttaaacaactacAAACATtagaacaaataaaacaaataaaatataacaaaattagaaGTGTAGGACCTTTCAACATCTAAGttaatcaacaaaatatttaaatatatatttataaaaaacatcattatatgtttttaaaacagtttaaacaaataaaatataacaaaatttgcagtgtaaaaaccaataaattaatactaatttttttttttaatcaacacGGTATTAAACTAgaaaagataaaattttataccgcgttgacattaatttttttttgcttgtaTGGCAGTATTACTTTcaatttccaaaataaaatcatgaaataaattgattatttactaagattgcaaaaaatatatacattatatgtacttatgaaaaaatatgccCTAACTCTCTAAATATGCCATTatatgcaaaattaaatttggtcTATGGAATCAGTTGGATTTGAATCGCCTACATTTTAAACCCTCATATGAACAAGCAAATGCATAAAATTCTAGTCTCTAGTCATAGATAAGCAAATAGTTTTGTAGATATccgtgttttaaaatttaatcaaaataaatttgttttacttaaCACTAAAATGATATtccaaaataactaattaaaaatttaaataaaattagttttgaacTAAACAGAATTACTCTTTGCATTCTTGGCTATAGTAAGGGATAATTTTATCcacttaaaattcttaaatatttttttttaaattttaaacgttaATAAACTGCACTTACATCCTACTCGAGTGATAATAAATGACATAACcaagtaatttgtaataaaattttagataaGCATTAGTGATTAGTGAATGAATACATTAGATTGACATTGAGAAAATCTTTCTTCTGATTCTAGATATGAcatttgttttacaataaaataaattcaactattgaaaaaaatgttatttaatgatttttttttcaatggtaTAGTCACTTGAAGATGAATCGTTTGCATTATACTTAGGTACCCCATGTGTAATGATTTAAtgagaatatataatttaaataaaggtgCATatctattttacaaaatattattaaagttttaatcacATAGATTTACAAAgtctttattatattcttggcTAAgttctttatataataaatttgtagaaAAGATACTGTTTTTGTATAGAGGTACGTTTTAATGTAAAGTTATAGATGtgattttaaagtttgaatATCTTTTACTatgattaaattgaaaataataatcgtgtaatatatttcaacataaaaattataacaaaaaaaaaattaaataattgaactaCCTATTTaacttacctatttaatatatgataccCGTCCAAATtacataacttttaaaaacttatttttatttttaattatctacttAGTACTTAGATACTTAGTACTTATCATAtcatagaaaatgtattttatttttgactttattgctgttttatgataattttgttctttttcaattttcattagcgaaaaagaaaaataatttctactttattttaaagaattggttatttattgtataataaatattatttatataaattaataaatttgtaaaaatgaacttaaatttactttgaaattcatctaaatgtttatttttatatttataattattctatattgttatgttttcagtcaaatttttatttgtgttagtaattattactatatattatataaatcataagatttattatttttatttatagatataagctagaaaaaaaataccaagtaGATAATTAATgactattgaataataaattaactttataaatgtataactgtTTCTACAGTAGCTATAAAGTACCCAAATATTACAGAAtatgaattacatatttacatgaataggtaggtagtaggtaccaacttactcaataattaataatattttattagatataaatatatagtattaggtTACAGTAGgtactatgtataatgttaaattataagagATAGACTTGTTGCTATATAGATCAaagagataatatttttttctaaaaaataacaatacttgTATAGtgcgtaaaaataatattgttattatttaatggtcaatggtattaatatttcttaaggtgggaaagttaataaaaaatacacttgAGTTAGAAGTCAATGATTGGaatgttaagttataattggtttagtttttaaatacagtGAAAACTCTTTATAACGAATCGAAGGGACCAAGAGATTTTTTCGTTAAAGAgagggtttaaaaaaaaacaaaattgttgttaGAAATTACgtcgataataaaattaatatatacgatatcgataataatggtattattacgatattaaaaatagataaagaaAGAATGTAATCGTTCTTGGAAATGTCGGCATTTTTgccgattatttttataatttataatacttaacagATAAATAGTgttatgaaacataaaatattgtttcgttATTGAGAGTGACTATACGTTATAGAGAATGAATTGACTAATGGTTTATAAAGCAAACCaaccaatattatatcatgtttacGTTATATAGAGTTTTTCGTTGTAAAGAATtttcactttaatttatttaactctaTAGAAGTCTTAAGTTTGAAGTTAATATAAAGAACAATATTTagtaaacttaatataaaaatgttataggattttaataacatcattTTAACTTAACCTATCCACAATTTTTTACCTCaaattgattgaaaatactaagttataacaataagcagttaatttagttaattatagaattaactaaataatagttgGGTcggaaaattgtttttaacatttaagtgtaactatatctattttatgccatcatttagatattttaaatttggtttcAAAGAGGTAGGtaccaatttaatatacaaatcgtTGTAACATGTttggtgtaaaatatatagccCTAAGAAAAAATtccggtatatttattataataatatttaaaataatttatttaaaaaaaattaaataattatgattttttacttGTCATTAcgaccaattttttttctaaaatttcttTAACTGTATTGGAACGATTTTCTATTCGTCAGCACAAAGTAACCAGTTGTATTTGTGTAtaggattttattattttttttaaaggctcTACCCTTCTACCTATGCTATTGATTGCTAATTTCACATTATCTGGTATTTTGGCGCTACTTCCaatctaattttatagatGAGTGTCCAGTAGTCTGATTCTAATAGTCAAATTACCATGgtcaattaaataactaatttttttattccatgattcgcgtatattatttgttcggTGATCACCACaaatcattgtatatattaggtattcgCTACTTTTCTAAATATTCCATTTACGAAGGTTGAGTCAAAATAATTTCGTAAAAGTTGAGTAGTGTTCAAAttaaatgtctaaaaaaagTAAGTAAGTTATACTCGGTTATAATAGTTATCAGTTATTACTAACAAGTTGTGATGCTCCCTATACTGTTATTACCTATaagaatatttgttaatttcgtcaggtaattaatttaattaaaataaaaaaatatttaattttacttagagCGTTAATAGTTATGCATCacattgtatttttcttttaacctGATTTGTGTTTATATCTATGTGTCGAACTTTTTTACTCTGtactttttagtaatttatcatagtatacctattgaaataataataatagactattaaacataatataatgttgaaaaaattaagttacttTTCATCATTTGATATAATAGGTGACTATAAAGCAtaagtataatagatatattaaaatatccaaaattcACCTATCTTATTCTTATATCAATATGTGTATACTCAGTATACAATACTGTATGGGTATTTGTATCAATTAATGATCCAGTATCCTGATTCCTAGTAAGTAGTAATCTAATCGAAcatctgaaaatatatttaaatttttcagacATGAAGTTaacttgaaaacaaattttaaaataaattgaatttttaaacccttcaaaattatatatttaaatcttgaataattaagttttttaaatttttttttttgttattaaattggtGTGAAATTAATGTGATGACAAGATCaaatcgattttcaaaaatgttatcagaTAAATAGGttagttaatagtttaatacagttggtaaaatactaatactttAAGAACGTTGCTCGTACCAAAattctttttgttttgtattacatttgaataatatgataaaaatgatgtatAGCTATCAGAAACTTCATGTTCActcagattataatataatataagcagaGACGCCaggttttgaaaatgtcacgAGGGGCtcactattttataaacacatgTACCTACagttatacctaaataattactaaacattACTAACCGTTTaacaattactataatatagttatttgttgtatttgtaacattttaatagtgttagcaatttcaattttagggGGCTGAGCTCCACCTTATCGAGCTCTTGGGGGTTGCAGCCCCTAAGCCTCCCTGTACTCGCCGCCCCCGAGTACAAGTATCTAGGTacatatctatgtatataggcactctattatttgttattatttaatatttattataatttttgaagcaatgttttaatagatagtcattgaatttaaaaaattgagcaGATAGTAATGCAGATACCTAATGCCACATTTGCTAATTTTTCACCATACTACCTATTTTGATGGCGTTTCCTTATTGGTAGTTTTTTGTTGCGTAGATAATAACGAAAACCTACGAAACTGTACTAACTATATTCTACATACTTACTATGGCAATTGAAGATTACTCCTACCTCTTAAATGTTACAAATAGATTCTAAACTGCAATAGATTACACGTTGAGACAAGACTGTATATAATCTTTGCACCCcgaaaaataatcaacaatgCCAAACTTTAAGTAAGTTGGTGTGTGTTATATATTCTGCGTTTAAATTAACGGAAAtcgagtattattaaaaaggacaacattttaaaataagtatacatagtTACAAATTGATTGACTTTTTCaccaaatacatataatattaatgttttctaGTATCTagctatagatataatttgcATACTTCGATCAaaagataaattgtatagaggcatgttgtatacatttatgatattagattagattatgtaggtatttaaatatataataggtaggttaCTTCACACCCAAAAGATCGAAAAACCAGTACCTAtctaatttagaaattaattattattcaaataataattaaaagtaaaaatataaactttcaaGTACCAAcgactttttttgttttgagggaaaattatgtacaaattaatgattaataattttaatttaaaatttataataatatataggtgtacgttttaaaataatttattttatatttttggtgaagtttttcgatatttgaatgggtttaaatttcaattcttGTCATCACAATGTTATATCAGTTAAATCTGTTAAAGTTGCATATTTATCAACCAATAAGTttaccaatattaattaaaatattaacaataatattaaaatattttcaaaacataaaaataaaaacaaaaataatagtttattgacacttccaaaattaattatacaatatataatatatataaagtgcaatgaattttttcaaattgctCAAATGCTACTGTATTTtacaaagtattttttctacaattataataatttttattaaattaaatcaaacgaAAAACACATCAACAAATTTGTTCAAATGagcaaaattaaatgtaaaaatataaaattagaaaaaaaatgaataaaataatttaagtaaacttatattataataatattgtactcataataactattagaatattatttttacattcaaatttacTTTCTAtcgaatataaaaacaatgaaatgtAGAGCacgaaacagaaaaaaatcacaaatgaGATGTCTTTATTTTAACTGACATTGAATTTGAATTGTGACTAGACGTagcgatttatttttttgtttttaaagttcAAGTGAACGTTTCGCTTTCTCCTCGTAGAGAATCCGTCACCAGTAGGATCTAAAATCCATGGGTAATAATTGGGACATTCCATGCAGGTGAACAGTCTGATAGTCTCTCCTGGGAGTTCTCTGGTGGTCAATGGGCAGGGATTTGATAGCGAGCAGAAGGGTTGTCCTTTGACATCACATTTGCTGTTTTCGTCTTTCCATTCGGTGAAATCTCTCATATTTTCCAATTCGGTTGGCGTTTGCATCCATTGAATAACCTTAAAAGTAGAATAACCattacgattaaaaatatttttttatcatatcaaAATGTGTGACGGCGCTGAatattaatactgtaatataatgggtaagtaattttctattttatttgcgTAGGTACTCAAGTGAAAAGTGAAACTAGTGAAAACTATCATTtacagttattacttatttttagaactattattttgtaacattCTTTTTcgtaggtactaggtacctacatattgaatttattaaaccattagatattttgtaaaattattcattatttgttaatgtggacatattataattattatataaatatgtattattttaatttacccaACTTACGGGTATAAATGTGAACCTAGACACTTACTTGCAACATGTTGACGAAGTATACGTCGTTTCTCTTCAACATTTCTTCGATAAATTTGATCAGTTCATCTTTAAATTCTCGTTTGCTCTTAAGCCAAGAAGCGTGGAAATGTAATCCTAATGGGGCACGGTTGGTAGAGAAGTGCCGATTGAAGTTGTGTCTGAGTAAGCGTCCGAATTGTTCACCAGTTTGGATGTTCGAACAGGAGTCGACCATGTGACAACCTAATAGCACAACATAATGTACGGGTTGAAGTAGGTGAACAAACGTTTTATCAGGTTTTATTTTCTACCGAATCTAGTAACAAACCTGGTAGAGATTCGTCGAAAGTTGGATCGTCACGTCTGTCCAGTTCGTTCATGACCATTTCCCATACTGGATGGCTTCGGCTAGGACAATTCTGGGCGTTACCGTTACACTTGTGTGGCATTCTGAAGAACAGGGTATATGGCCAGATGGGAACTCGGCCTAAGGAGGCGGTAATGGAAGCGTCGTACACGAAGAACTGATGTTCCATCATCTGGAACTGTTTGTTGCCGCCGACTCTCAGGTATGGCGCACGGATGCCGACGATTGAACCGTCAGAAATGTTTGCAAATCTATCGGATtaggatttttaaataaataattatataattaaatgtatggcAATACTGTGGCGTCGTtctaagtaaattttattgttaattagcAATTAACAACACcctttatgtatttatgtgtcGTAAACGTTAATTTGATTTAGGAGTAGGTAACgtgtataaacaaattttttttttaatacatcacATTACTACTGCAATTAGCAAAATGCTTATGAGTtttgtgaaatttaatttttttttactccagaaatgaaaaatttgtaAGAACGGCtcaaaacgtattaaaatatttttagccaGTATTTATCGATTtcttaaattctatattataatatacatattaaaatactaaaatacttaattctatatcgttgaataaaatattttgattgcagaaataaaaaaaataaagatattctCACTGTTAATAATAACGTGGTTACAAcgatttcatattatacttaattttagtaggtgtattaagtatataaacgttaataaattgataaaattaattaatactaagtaCCTTTCTGTAATAAGTCTAGCTCCGGCCATTTCGGCTAACCAATCGTCGTAAGATCCACCAGTCCAGTACTTAGGATCATCTTTGTGTGTTAACGAGAACACGGCGATTTCGTGTCCTTTACGATGTAATTCTTGTACGAAAGCATAATTGGTGTACTTGTGCGATACGAAGAACGTTCCTTTGATGGAACAACCGTTAGGGTTCATTCGGTTAGGCAACGCGTTATTGAAAATCTCTTCGTACAAATCCATGTTGTCGACATTTACGGCACCGTTAAATGTAATAGTGATCAATTGAGGTACCTATaagattattatgttaaacattaaaatctaattcgttattaattaaatatttttcatatattcaaGAAACgacttttatcataatttgattttatattattttttttagactgcaattaattttagtaaaataaatgtattaatttatgcaatatttggttaaaattgTCTTAAATCCTATTAGttagacattaaaatatttttcaaaaataaagattagaaaaaaaaacattagaatCGATTTGAGAATttcgtaaataattttgtacttttGTTGTTACATACCTGACTAGGTTCCAATCCACCGGGTATTCTGGTACCGTCAGCTGAGCAGAAGCAATCAGGTAGCACACATTGGTTCGGATCACAATCTGGCGCACGGTTCGGGTCAGTTTCCACGCCTAAAGTCacgaatataaattgtaaacggTAATCGATCACGTTACGTTTAACAGTTGCATAATTACTACAACCGATAACACTTACTGCAAGCGTTTTCATCAGATTCGTCCTTGCAGTCTGGTCTGTCATTACAGAAAAGATCTTTGTTTATACATTCACCGTTACCACATTGTAGTTGGTCCTTTGGACATACTGGTTCATCTGTTTTCAAATTTGGTAAAGCTTTTCTGGGTTCTGAAAATAGTTAAGGTTATAGGGTTAtagatttcaaatttaaattaattcatgttatataatattcaacgccaatgaacatgtttttatttctatttaagaGTTGGTTTCATAGTTTGATACTttgagtaaaatttaattttaaaataaatattatgaaacgtatttcaataacaatcttattaaaaatgttaatttcatttcatttttcaacttttagcatttaacttatttaattttattattcttaatttttttttctcgtgtGAGATATCCGcaaaaacttacaaaaattCTTTCTTATTCTATACTTGATTTATGCATTCGttcgtaaaattataattttatagtaatacattttaaggcgctgaatattattttaactgtaataggtacttattattgctagtaattactaaaaaatctaattaagaAAAAGCGATGGATAGAATTATAACAAGTGCAGtaatatagataaacaatTACGGAAAAAGttctataatttctatataggTAGGCTAAAAGATtttcattcattttataaaattatgatatagaaGTTTTTATTGTAACGAGTATCTAacagaatattttacaaaaggtAACCACCACTAATCTAGCACtacaaatctaattttattcgctacaatataatattatatagtctgtaaataaaaatatgttattattatacaattttttataccaattttaaattggtagttgatatttttacaaagttaGAAGAAAGTAACTATATTCTTGGTCTATCTGGAACTTATtgctgttaaatttaatattaatctgttTTGTAAACAGGAATACTAAAAGTGATTGAAGAATAATGTACTTTTATGCAATTTAAAGACCGGTTGTTCTGTTGCTATACCTTCGTgctgttaattattatcgtttcgaagaatatataatatattcttataatatcaaacaccAAAGTCTAAAAGACCAGAAATCGATGTACACTTTAAATCGTTTGATAAATTCGATGATTCAagtttagttttgtttttaaaactcgtttttaatataattaattttttctctaGGCGATTAAATGGAACTGGATTTATGTGATTGCGTATCTGCATATGAGttgcataaaaatgtaagtcaCGTTTAAACATGCACGAGATTCGTGATTTGATTGAATATCGTGATCTTAagatattaaaagaaatttagtcaattattatgcgtatataaaaaaaaactgatacttgtatttatgtcaatatttaatgggtgaactattatttttttattactgataaataatttcttataataacatttatttttaaaaagtaatacttaatattgtaaaaaaaaaaattgaacattgaATAACGTTTTGaatgttaaaagtataataaattattaatcatgatTCATATAGCAAGCTATAAGCTTATGTTAGTGTtagtcttattttatttataaaaacaattgttaaaataagcaCATGCAAagtcaacaaataataaagcattatattataaccgttttcaaactaaaaaaaaaaaaaatgataaataataatacctatatatactaaaGCTACATGCATCTTCTtctaaaaaaagaaagaaaaacacGATTCCgggattaatttaaaaaaagcctACCTGTGTTTGGCGCACAGGTCTTTCAAAACTACTCAACTAATTTTCTTTGGTAAACCACATACATTCACAtagaataatagataataatataacatattataatatgttaattttttttttgcaatgtACAATTCACACTCTCGTCCTTCACCTCTAAACAGTGATATCACCACTTACTGTCCAAACGGTTACAGTTGGTGACTTTACCCTTCCAATCACACGTCTGCTTATCTATGTCGAACGCCAAACCAGACGGACAAGTGATTTGTTTTATACCAGCTTTAGTGCACCTGAAGGAAAAAATGCGTTCAtgctatttttatgttaaaaaaagacattgtcaaatttaacttaatttcacTTTTTTATGACGTTCAATCGATGGTAtgctgaaaattaatttattttagccaAAACAAACAGATGCAATGCATGTAAGGTTCGTGTAAATAAGAcaccattaaatatatattgatatattatataaaaaaatatacctatcggctttatattttaatggttatGTTAGGTATTGTTAGTAAAAACAACGAACACGGGCAAAggcatatttatgatatttgagGCAATTATAATACTAGGTAGTAGTTTccttagtatataataaatagtatggaTGTGTATTTTGAGCTGCGCAGACTTAAGATTAGCACCAGGGCAAATtggattttgttttatattgattcaaataataacagtagtGATACGTATATTGCTTAAAGCCCATAGACCACCTTCTCCGGCCGTTCGTCGTACTTACTATCTAATTTGTCACAATTTTTCACACGAGTTTTCCAATCACAAGTCTGACGATCAATGTCAAAAGCTAATCCTTGAGGGCATCGGACGCCTGCGAGACGGGTAATGCCGTTCTCGCCTGCTTGGTCGCACCTAGTGTGGGCATCAAtcatacgaataaaaaaaatacaaagtttTCGGACATGCACTGAATCGGCCTACGTGTAacgtataattaatgttttgtagaatttaccaaaacaaaaaattctaacaaaactattaattgtttgattttagtaagaattatactataaaatatttattgttatatagttATGTTTCGATAAAATGTACTCAAAtgttgaagaaaaaatattttgtaataacaaaactaagtataacaattgatttaaattcgtatataattattaattatattgtgagtatatattatttattagtttatttattatattttctggaATTTCTAATACCTTTGCATtactgtttgttttttattattattgtataatatatatatatatttcactaAACAATGACTTGCATTAAATTAAAGCAAAACGTATAAACTGTTTAAACCAaaagacattttcaa
This genomic stretch from Rhopalosiphum maidis isolate BTI-1 chromosome 3, ASM367621v3, whole genome shotgun sequence harbors:
- the LOC113559244 gene encoding uncharacterized protein LOC113559244 isoform X2; this translates as MTGKAALAVVLLMCLSQAIDNCNGFMTPREKRQADEGDEQSVDELCKNRPADEYFRLTIEGDCRDVVRCTKAGIKQITCPSGLAFDIDKQTCDWKGKVTNCNRLDKPRKALPNLKTDEPVCPKDQLQCGNGECINKDLFCNDRPDCKDESDENACSVETDPNRAPDCDPNQCVLPDCFCSADGTRIPGGLEPSQVPQLITITFNGAVNVDNMDLYEEIFNNALPNRMNPNGCSIKGTFFVSHKYTNYAFVQELHRKGHEIAVFSLTHKDDPKYWTGGSYDDWLAEMAGARLITERFANISDGSIVGIRAPYLRVGGNKQFQMMEHQFFVYDASITASLGRVPIWPYTLFFRMPHKCNGNAQNCPSRSHPVWEMVMNELDRRDDPTFDESLPGCHMVDSCSNIQTGEQFGRLLRHNFNRHFSTNRAPLGLHFHASWLKSKREFKDELIKFIEEMLKRNDVYFVNMLQVIQWMQTPTELENMRDFTEWKDENSKCDVKGQPFCSLSNPCPLTTRELPGETIRLFTCMECPNYYPWILDPTGDGFSTRRKRNVHLNFKNKKINRYV
- the LOC113559244 gene encoding uncharacterized protein LOC113559244 isoform X1, with product MTGKAALAVVLLMCLSQAIDNCNGFMTPREKRQADEGDEQSVDELCKNRPADEYFRLTIEGDCRDVVRCDQAGENGITRLAGVRCPQGLAFDIDRQTCDWKTRVKNCDKLDKPRKALPNLKTDEPVCPKDQLQCGNGECINKDLFCNDRPDCKDESDENACSVETDPNRAPDCDPNQCVLPDCFCSADGTRIPGGLEPSQVPQLITITFNGAVNVDNMDLYEEIFNNALPNRMNPNGCSIKGTFFVSHKYTNYAFVQELHRKGHEIAVFSLTHKDDPKYWTGGSYDDWLAEMAGARLITERFANISDGSIVGIRAPYLRVGGNKQFQMMEHQFFVYDASITASLGRVPIWPYTLFFRMPHKCNGNAQNCPSRSHPVWEMVMNELDRRDDPTFDESLPGCHMVDSCSNIQTGEQFGRLLRHNFNRHFSTNRAPLGLHFHASWLKSKREFKDELIKFIEEMLKRNDVYFVNMLQVIQWMQTPTELENMRDFTEWKDENSKCDVKGQPFCSLSNPCPLTTRELPGETIRLFTCMECPNYYPWILDPTGDGFSTRRKRNVHLNFKNKKINRYV